From Salvia splendens isolate huo1 chromosome 3, SspV2, whole genome shotgun sequence, a single genomic window includes:
- the LOC121794595 gene encoding probable metal-nicotianamine transporter YSL7: protein MRKSEVEDGEGGLGEDDPAAMERAFEEMRVPPWQDQITFRAMFTSLVLSIVFNVIVCKLNLSTGVIPSLNVAAGLLGFAAVKAWTVMIEKCGLLKQPFTRQENTVIQTCVVASSGIAFSSGTASYLLAMSPITASQAETGNTPNNVKQLHLGWMIAFVFAVSFVGLFSIMPLRRVMILKYKLTYPSGTATAYLINSFHTPKGAKLAKKQVWVLFKAFVGSFLWAFFQWFFAAADGCGFSSFPTFGLQAYNRRFYFDFSSTYVGVGMICPYMVNISLLIGAIISWGIMWPVIESKKGHWYSADIPGNSLHGIQGYRVFLAIAMILGDGLFQVVYMAVLTLSSFMQQLVHRNESEDEREEGDSVEDYNESRRTEYFLKDQIPNRVAIGGYIVLALISIIVVPHIFPQLKWYQILVAYIIAPVLAFCNAYGCGLTDWSLASNYGKLAILVFSSWVGLQQGGVLAGLASCGVMMSIVSTASDLMQDFKTGYLTLSSPRSMFVSQVLGTAMGCVLSPLVFWFFYKAYNVGDPEGTFPAPYALMYRGIALLGVEGFSSLPENCLMLAIGCFVAAVLINVLIVVLRKWESKYRIYRIIPSPMCMAIPFYLGGYFAIDMCVGSLILFVWQMNNKKQASELSPAVASGLICGDSLWGIPAAILALAGVSPPICMKFLGAAANKRVDSILGG, encoded by the exons ATGAGGAAAAGTGAGGTGGAAGACGGTGAGGGAGGCCTCGGCGAGGATGACCCGGCGGCGATGGAGAGAGCTTTCGAGGAGATGCGTGTGCCGCCATGGCAGGACCAGATCACCTTCAGAGCGATGTTCACTAGTCTCGTTTTGAGCATTGTGTTCAATGTCATAGTTTGCAAGCTCAATCTCTCCACCGGTGTTATTCCGTCGTTGAACGTCGCTGCGGGGCTTCTCGGATTCGCCGCCGTCAAGGCGTGGACAGTGATGATCGAGAAGTGCGGCCTTCTCAAGCAGCCCTTTACCAGGCAGGAGAATACTGTGATTCAAACCTGCGTCGTCGCCTCTTCCGGCATTGCTTTTAGCA GTGGAACTGCAAGTTATTTGCTGGCGATGAGTCCAATCACAGCATCTCAAGCTGAAACAGGAAATACACCAAACAATGTCAAACAACTCCACCTTGGATGGATGATTGCTTTCGTTTTTGCTGTCAGCTTCGTCGGCCTATTCTCAATCATGCCGCTAAGAAGG gtgatgattttgaaatacAAATTGACATATCCAAGCGGGACTGCAACGGCCTACCTTATCAACAGCTTCCACACTCCCAAAGGAGCCAAGCTAGCTAA GAAACAAGTGTGGGTTCTTTTCAAAGCCTTTGTTGGTAGCTTTTTGTGGGCTTTCTTCCAGTGGTTCTTCGCAGCTGCTGACGGCTGTGGCTTTAGCAGCTTCCCCACATTCGGTCTCCAAGCCTACAACCGCAG ATTCTATTTTGATTTCTCTTCTACATACGTGGGTGTGGGGATGATATGCCCTTACATGGTTAACATATCACTGTTGATCGGAGCCATAATATCTTGGGGCATTATGTGGCCGGTGATCGAGTCGAAGAAAGGCCATTGGTACAGCGCGGACATACCGGGAAACAGCCTTCATGGCATCCAAGGATACAGAGTGTTTCTTGCTATTGCTATGATTCTAGGTGACGGCCTTTTCCAAGTGGTGTACATGGCTGTACTCACACTGAGTAGCTTCATGCAGCAGCTGGTGCATAGGAACGAGTCAGAGGATGAGAGAGAAGAAGGGGACTCGGTAGAGGACTACAATGAGAGTAGGCGAACCGAGTACTTCTTAAAGGACCAAATCCCCAACAGAGTAGCCATAGGCGGATACATTGTGCTAGCTCTCATCTCAATAATTGTGGTGCCGCACATCTTCCCTCAGCTAAAGTGGTACCAAATCCTAGTAGCCTACATCATAGCTCCGGTCCTCGCCTTCTGCAATGCCTATGGCTGTGGCCTCACGGATTGGTCCCTGGCCTCCAACTACGGGAAGCTTGCAATCCTCGTGTTCAGCTCATGGGTGGGGCTCCAGCAAGGGGGAGTTCTCGCAGGGCTAGCCTCGTGCGGAGTGATGATGAGCATCGTCTCGACTGCCTCTGACCTGATGCAGGATTTCAAGACAGGGTACCTCACACTATCCTCCCCTCGGTCCATGTTCGTCAGCCAAGTCCTTGGCACTGCCATGGGGTGTGTTCTCTCTCCACTGGTGTTCTGGTTCTTCTACAAGGCATACAACGTAGGGGACCCAGAGGGCACTTTCCCAGCCCCCTATGCCTTGATGTACCGAGGCATTGCGCTCTTGGGGGTGGAGGGATTCTCGTCGCTCCCAGAGAACTGCTTGATGCTGGCGATAGGGTGCTTCGTGGCAGCGGTGCTGATCAACGTGCTGATCGTGGTGCTGAGGAAGTGGGAGAGCAAGTATAGGATCTATAGGATTATCCCCAGCCCTATGTGCATGGCCATTCCTTTCTATCTTGGGGGCTACTTTGCCATTGACATGTGCGTTGGGAGCTTGATTCTCTTCGTGTGGCAGATGAATAACAAGAAGCAGGCGTCCGAGCTGTCGCCGGCCGTGGCATCAGGGCTCATCTGCGGTGACTCACTATGGGGGATTCCGGCGGCAATATTGGCCTTGGCCGGAGTGAGTCCGCCGATTTGCATGAAGTTTTTGGGAGCTGCGGCTAATAAGCGGGTTGATTCCATATTAGGCGGCTAA
- the LOC121794596 gene encoding nucleolin 1-like, whose amino-acid sequence MGKSSKKVTKSEAAAVVATPIKSLKKGKREAEELIEKKVVSAKKQKVEEKKIESKNDKKVLKKKVESSSEDDSSSESEELPKVKALPAKNGVAHSDSDSDSEESSGVEEAPKKAPAAPAKNEKAAPKKKEESSDDESSEDESSSDDEDVPATKKAAPAAAAKKKDESSSEEESSSDEDDAPAKKAAPAKKVAAPAAKKKDESSSEDESSSDEDVAPAKKAPATTPAATKKEEFSDESESEESEEEESSEDEDEKPAQTPKKTGGDVKMTEADNSPKTPSTPNVQSGGSKTLFVGNLAFSIEQADVENFFKSAGEVVDVRFAMGQDNSFRGFGHVEFATAEAAAKAMELNGQELLGREVRLDMAKERGAATPFSGGRDSQSFQRGGAAKGQTVFIRGFNKFDGEDQIRSALEEHFGGCGEITRVSIPKDQEGGVKGIAYVDFTEGAAVSKALELSGSQLGDSTLYVDEAKPRDNNASGGGRGGGRGFGRSGGRDSGGRFGGGGRRGGGRGGRSGGRGFGNKPSFASSGKKTTFDD is encoded by the exons ATGGGTAAATCAAGCAAGAAGGTCACTAAG TCTGAAGCAGCCGCTGTCGTCGCTACACCCATCAAGTCCTTGAAAAAag GCAAGAGAGAAGCAGAAGAGCTCATTGAGAAGAAGGTGGTGAGTgctaagaagcagaaggtggagGAAAAGAAGATTGAGTCCAAAAATGACAAGAAGGTGCTTAAAAAGAAGGTCGAATCTTCGTCTGAAGATGACTCCTCTTCAGAATCTGAGGAACTCCCCAAG GTTAAGGCACTCCCTGCCAAGAATGGGGTTGCACATTCAGATTCAGACTCAGACTCAGAGGAAAGCAGTGGCGTAGAGGAAGCCCCTAAAAAGGCCCCTGCTGCTCCGGCAAAGAATGAAAAGGCCGCCCCTAAGAAGAAAGAGGAGTCAAGTGATGATGAATCTTCTGAAGATGAGAGCAGTTCTGATGATGAGGATGTTCCTGCAACTAAGAAGGCAGCACCTGCAGCTGCTGCCAAGAAGAAGGATGAATCATCATCTGAAGAGGAGTCCAGTTCAGATGAGGATGATGCTCCTGCCAAGAAAGCAGCTCCAGCTAAGAAGGTAGCCGCACCTGCAGCAAAGAAGAAAGATGAATCATCATCTGAAGATGAGTCCAGTTCAGACGAGGATGTTGCACCGGCCAAGAAAGCTCCTGCGACCACCCCTGCTGCAACAAAGAAAGAGGAGTTCAGTGATGAATCTGAATCAGAAGAGTCAGAGGAAGAAGAGTCTTcggaggatgaagatgaaaaaCCGGCCCAGACTCCCAAGAAAACT GGTGGAGATGTTAAAATGACAGAAGCTGACAATAGT CCCAAGACCCCTTCCACACCCAATGTCCAATCTGGAGGCTCAAAAACCCTATTTGTTGGAAACTTGGCTTTCTCTATTGAGCAAGCTGATGT tgAGAACTTCTTCAAATCTGCTGGGGAAGTTGTAGATGTTCGCTTTGCTATGGGCCAAGATAATTCATTTAGGGGCTTTGGTCATGTTGAGTTTGCTACTGCTGAAGCAGCAGCGAAG GCTATGGAATTGAATGGTCAAGAGTTGCTAGGTCGTGAAGTGAGACTTGACATGGCAAAAGAAAGGGGTGCTGCCACTCCGTTCAGCGG tgGCCGTGATTCACAATCCTTCCAGAGGGGAGGCGCAGCTAAGGGGCAAACAGTGTTTATTCGTGGATTTAACAAATTTGACGGTGAAGACCAG ATTAGGAGTGCTCTTGAAGAGCATTTTGGTGGCTGTGGTGAAATCACTCGGGTTTCTATCCCCAAAGATCAAGAGGGTGGTGTTAAGGG GATTGCTTATGTTGATTTCACGGAAGGGGCTGCCGTAAGCAAAGCTTTGGAGCTAAGTGGATCTCAACTTGGGGACAGCACCTTGTATGTTGATGAGGCCAAGCCAAGGGATAATAATGCTTCTGGTGGTGGCAGAGGGGGTGGTAGAGGTTTTGGAAGAAGTGGTGGTCGGGACTCTGGTGGCAGATTTGGCGGAGGTGGGCGCCGCGGTGGTGGCCGCGGTGGCCGTTCTGGAGGACGTGGATTTGGCAACAAACCCAGCTTTGCTTCGTCTG GAAAGAAGACCACATTCGACGACTAG